The DNA window GCGCGAGATGAACTGCGCGCCGCAGCTGCTCGAGGTCTACGATCCGGGGCCGCTGACGATCTCGGGGCGCGAAGAAACCAACAAGACCATGCAGGGACAGGGCGACGTCGTCTACCTCAGCGCCGGAAAGGACATGGGAATCCAGCCGGGCGCGGAGTACGTCGTCGTCCGCTCCGGGCCGGTCGTCAAGAACCCCGACACGCGGAAGCCGATGGCCGTCTACGTGATGCGCTTCGGCCGGGTGCGGGTGCTCGCGGTGCAGGAAAACTCCGCCACCGCCGAGATCACCTTCTCGTGCGACGACATCCACGAAGGGGACCACCTGATTCCGTACCGCGAGATGCAGGCGCCGCTGATCGAGCGGATTCCGTTGGCCAAGCTCGCGTCGCCGAATCCGGGGCGGCTCCTCGGCGTCGTCGCCGTGCTGGCCGATCCGCGGGCGACGATCGCCGGCGCCGGCCACCTCGTCGGCATCGACGTCAACAGCCACGCCGGCGTGACCGGCGGGGACCGCGTGCTCTTCTTCCATCCGGGCGTCGGGAACGCGCCGCGGGACGTCTTCGCGCAGGGCGTGATCCTGTTCACGAACGGCGGCGGCTCGATCGTCAAGGTCCTCGAGTCGGTCTCGGAGGTCGAGGTCGGCGACAAGGTCGACGTCCGCTGACGGCTCGTCGGTCCTGAAACGACGAACGGGACGGCCGCGCGGCCGTCCCGTTTCTTTTGCGGCGCCGGCGGGCGGTCAGCGCGCGAGATCGCGGATCCGGCCGTCGTCGCCCACGACGAGCGCGGCGAAGCGGAAGACGCGCGCCCCGCGGCGCCATTCGTCCCGCGGAAGCCCGGCCTTCCGGCAGGTTTCGTCGAGGAAGGTCTCGGGCGTCCAGTCGCGGTCGGAGGCGACCTGCGGCAGCAGCAGCCCGCGGCGGCTTCCCCGCTCGACGACCAGCCCGTGCCTGCCGACCTCCACCCCCTGCGGAAGGACGGCGGGATCCAGTTCCTCGAGCGGCGCGAGCAGCGAGACCTCGACGTCCAGCCGCGGCAGTTCGGCGGGGCGGACGACGGGGAAGCGCGGATCCTCGAGCGCCGAGGCGCGGGCCGAGCGGACGACGAGGTCGGCCGCGGCGCGCACGTCGCCGAGCGAGCCGATGCAGCCGCGGAGATCGCCGCCCCGTTCGTGGATCGTGACGAACGCGCCGAAGACGGGAACGTCCGGCACGCCGGCCCTCGCCTCCGCCGGCAGGGGCGCGTCCTCGACCGCGGCCCGGACCGCGGCGACGGCGAGGCGGTGCAGCGCCGCCGCGCCGTCCGGCCCGAGCGCCGCGGCCAGCGCGTCGGCCCCGCCGAGCGGCCCTGCGGCCATCAGAGGGCTCCGCTCTCCTTGAGGATCTTGGCCCTCAGGATGGCGATTTCGACGGCGCAGGCGGCCAGCGAGGTCAGTTTGCGGGCCATCGCGAAGTCGGGCATCGGGCTGGAGCCGTCCGGATCGTCGGCGTAGAGGACCAGCACGGACCGGCCGCGCACGATGACCGGCGCGACGAGCGCCGAGGCGGGTGACGTCGTCCCCAGACGGGCGAAGAACTCCCGGTCGGCCGGGCTCGCCTCGAACGGGCCGAACGCCAGCCGCCCTTCGAGGGCCGGCGCCAACACGCTGGGCCCTTTGAGCGGCAGCGCGGCGCCCGCCGGCGGGTCGGGCAGGCCGCGTACCTGCACGGGCACCGCCTGGTCGCCGCGGACGATGAAGACGATCGCGCGGGGCAGCAGGCGCGTCAGTTCGTCGGCGGCGATCGCCACGACGTCTTCTTTGTCGATCGCCGCGGCGAGCCTCCGGCCCGCGATCGCCAGCGTGCCGACGTGGTCTTCGACCTGCGCGGCGGCGCCTCCGCGCGCGGCGGGCTGCGGCTCGCGGCTCGGCGACGCGGCGACCGCGACCGCCGGAGGCGCGGGGGGCGCGGCCGCGGCGCCGGCCTCCGCGGGCCGTCTTCCGACATCGGACGCGGCCGGACGCGGCATGACTTCCGTCGGCGTCGCCTCGGCGGCGGCCTCTTCGAGAGCCTCGATGGCCACCGGCCCGGTGTCGGCCGTCTC is part of the bacterium genome and encodes:
- a CDS encoding LysM peptidoglycan-binding domain-containing protein, giving the protein MGTLPLRGLLAFSALALCAAPSFAADDQQEKPQTLTPPPGVQVDRSRAIEKQYVPPPVHLKNVGGHWTPYDPPTPPEGAEVYTIVAGDSLWRIAGAKYGDPYLWPIVWDANRYITQAHWIYPGDPLVLPTAPQVVEEQGPAPAPEPPPAPFAEEAKPAPKPVAKGPALFAAADAREMNCAPQLLEVYDPGPLTISGREETNKTMQGQGDVVYLSAGKDMGIQPGAEYVVVRSGPVVKNPDTRKPMAVYVMRFGRVRVLAVQENSATAEITFSCDDIHEGDHLIPYREMQAPLIERIPLAKLASPNPGRLLGVVAVLADPRATIAGAGHLVGIDVNSHAGVTGGDRVLFFHPGVGNAPRDVFAQGVILFTNGGGSIVKVLESVSEVEVGDKVDVR
- the amrA gene encoding AmmeMemoRadiSam system protein A, with the translated sequence MAAGPLGGADALAAALGPDGAAALHRLAVAAVRAAVEDAPLPAEARAGVPDVPVFGAFVTIHERGGDLRGCIGSLGDVRAAADLVVRSARASALEDPRFPVVRPAELPRLDVEVSLLAPLEELDPAVLPQGVEVGRHGLVVERGSRRGLLLPQVASDRDWTPETFLDETCRKAGLPRDEWRRGARVFRFAALVVGDDGRIRDLAR